Proteins encoded by one window of Anticarsia gemmatalis isolate Benzon Research Colony breed Stoneville strain chromosome 15, ilAntGemm2 primary, whole genome shotgun sequence:
- the Nmdmc gene encoding NAD-dependent methylenetetrahydrofolate dehydrogenase isoform X1 codes for MRQILRLRVFSALLTSTMRSHTYIDSLGSASVMARILNGKALANEIQNELRQNIANWISLGHRAPSIRCILVGNDPASHTYVNNKILAARNVGIDAEVVLHDSTISEEQLISEIQRLNNDSNVDGILVQLPIPDGIDERKVCNAVTPEKDVDGFHVINVGRLCLDMPTIVPATALAVIEMLKRFNIETLGRNAVVVGRSKNVGMPIAMMLHSDKNHDSRLGMDATVTICHRYTPKEKLEFYCQNADIIISATGVPGLIKANMVKPGATVIDIGITKITDANGKSRLVGDVDYDEVSKIAGAITPVPGGVGPMTVAMLMQNTFQAARYLRDKTANLQ; via the exons TGTAATGGCCCGAATCCTCAACGGAAAAGCCTTAGCCAACGAAATCCAAAATGAGTTGAGACAGAACATAGCCAATTGGATAAGCCTTGGCCACAGGGCACCTTCCATTCGCTGCATCTTAGTTGGCAATGACCCAGCTAGCCACACCTACGTGAACAATAAAATCCTAGCAGCTAGGAATGTTGGGATTGATGCTGAAGTAGTTCTTCATGATAGTACCATTTCTGAAGAGCAGTTGATCTCTGAAATACAGAGGTTGAATAACGATAGCAATGTGGACGGAATCTTAGTTCAATTACCGATACCTGATGGTATTGATGAGAGGAAAGTGTGTAATGCGGTCACTCCGGAGAAAGATGTTGATGGTTTCCATGTCATTAATGTTGGGAGACTGTGTCTTGATATGCCGACTATTGTTCCTGCTACTGCTTTGGCTGTGATTGAGATGTTGAAAAG GTTCAACATAGAGACTCTAGGTCGTAACGCGGTTGTGGTCGGCCGGTCGAAGAACGTAGGCATGCCTATAGCTATGATGCTGCATAGCGACAAGAATCACGACAGCCGGCTAGGAATGGACGCGACTGTGACCATTTGCCACCGATACACGCCTAAAGAGAAGTTGGAGTTTTACTGCCAGAATGCCGACATTATTATTAGTGCTACAg GTGTGCCCGGTCTTATTAAGGCCAATATGGTGAAACCTGGAGCGACTGTCATCGACATCGGCATCACCAAGATCACTGACGCGAATGGCAAGTCTAGATTGGTTGGAGACGTCGACTATGATG AGGTAAGCAAAATAGCCGGGGCTATCACGCCAGTGCCCGGTGGCGTCGGTCCTATGACCGTTGCTATGCTCATGCAGAACACGTTCCAAGCGGCCCGATACCTACGAGACAAGACCGCGAACCTCCAGTAA
- the Nmdmc gene encoding NAD-dependent methylenetetrahydrofolate dehydrogenase isoform X2, which translates to MARILNGKALANEIQNELRQNIANWISLGHRAPSIRCILVGNDPASHTYVNNKILAARNVGIDAEVVLHDSTISEEQLISEIQRLNNDSNVDGILVQLPIPDGIDERKVCNAVTPEKDVDGFHVINVGRLCLDMPTIVPATALAVIEMLKRFNIETLGRNAVVVGRSKNVGMPIAMMLHSDKNHDSRLGMDATVTICHRYTPKEKLEFYCQNADIIISATGVPGLIKANMVKPGATVIDIGITKITDANGKSRLVGDVDYDEVSKIAGAITPVPGGVGPMTVAMLMQNTFQAARYLRDKTANLQ; encoded by the exons ATGGCCCGAATCCTCAACGGAAAAGCCTTAGCCAACGAAATCCAAAATGAGTTGAGACAGAACATAGCCAATTGGATAAGCCTTGGCCACAGGGCACCTTCCATTCGCTGCATCTTAGTTGGCAATGACCCAGCTAGCCACACCTACGTGAACAATAAAATCCTAGCAGCTAGGAATGTTGGGATTGATGCTGAAGTAGTTCTTCATGATAGTACCATTTCTGAAGAGCAGTTGATCTCTGAAATACAGAGGTTGAATAACGATAGCAATGTGGACGGAATCTTAGTTCAATTACCGATACCTGATGGTATTGATGAGAGGAAAGTGTGTAATGCGGTCACTCCGGAGAAAGATGTTGATGGTTTCCATGTCATTAATGTTGGGAGACTGTGTCTTGATATGCCGACTATTGTTCCTGCTACTGCTTTGGCTGTGATTGAGATGTTGAAAAG GTTCAACATAGAGACTCTAGGTCGTAACGCGGTTGTGGTCGGCCGGTCGAAGAACGTAGGCATGCCTATAGCTATGATGCTGCATAGCGACAAGAATCACGACAGCCGGCTAGGAATGGACGCGACTGTGACCATTTGCCACCGATACACGCCTAAAGAGAAGTTGGAGTTTTACTGCCAGAATGCCGACATTATTATTAGTGCTACAg GTGTGCCCGGTCTTATTAAGGCCAATATGGTGAAACCTGGAGCGACTGTCATCGACATCGGCATCACCAAGATCACTGACGCGAATGGCAAGTCTAGATTGGTTGGAGACGTCGACTATGATG AGGTAAGCAAAATAGCCGGGGCTATCACGCCAGTGCCCGGTGGCGTCGGTCCTATGACCGTTGCTATGCTCATGCAGAACACGTTCCAAGCGGCCCGATACCTACGAGACAAGACCGCGAACCTCCAGTAA